The Bacteroidales bacterium genome contains the following window.
AAAGATAAAAAGAAAAATCATACAAATTACATTAAGTTATTGACAATCAATTGTTTATAACTATGAAAAACAAACATGTTTTAAAATATTGTAAATTCGTCTCCCCGACTTTTCGGAGGGGACTCAACTTTGAACTTTGAACTTTGAACTTTGAACTGGTACGCCGTATATACATTGCCCAGGGCTGAGAAAAAAGCCCACACTGAGCTTATCAGACAAGGCATCGACGCCTATTTGCCACTATTGCGTACCCTGAAGCAGTGGTCCGACCGGAAAAAATGGGTCGAAGAGCCGTTGTTCCGTTCCTATATCTTTGTGAATATCCCTCAAAGCCGGTATTTCGATGTGCTCAACACTACAGGTGTAGCGCGTTATATTACTTTCGAAGGAAAAGCTGTTCCCATCCCTCCCCAACAAATCGAAGCCGTCAGATTCTTCCTTTCGTCCGACGATCCACTGCCTGAAAATATGGAACAATACCTCCCCGGACAGTCGGTTGAAGTGATCAAAGGTCCGTTAAAAGGCCTTTTCGGGGAATTGTTTCAGTTAGCCGGCAAGCAAAAAGTTAAAGTTGAAATCTCCACCGTTGGGCAATCCATTTTCGTGACAATCCCAATAACACACTTGAGAATCCTTTTTAAATAGAACGCGGATCTCCGCGAATGCGGCGGATTTTCACGGATAACTTAACCGCGTTAATTCGTATTATTCGCGTAATTCGCGTTCTCATTTACGCAACCTGGAATTGGAATTCGGTGAATCCACTAACGCTATCCGTCTCGAATTGAACAAGTTTGAGCTGGCAGGATTGTTGAAATCGGAAGTGAAAGGGAATAAGAAAGTCTTCCGTGCCAACACCGGTCATCCGTTGTTTAACGACATCCACAACATCCTGCTCAAAACCATCGGGTTTGACCAGATCATCGACCGTATCGTCACCAAACTGGGAAATGTTGAGGAAGTTTACGTGACCGGGGATTTCGCACGGGGGATTGATAACCAGATCATCGACCTGATTTTTGTCGGTAATGAAATTAACCGCGAATTTCTCCTGAAACTCATCGGAAAGACTGAAGAGCTGATCAACCGGAGGATCCGCTATGTCATTTTCCCGACAGAAGAGTTCGTCAATTACCGGAAGAAACTCAGCAACACCGCCGCGCTGATACTCTGGAGGCGCGAGGAGTGAGGTGGAGCAGTGGAATGGTGAAAAGGTGAAACAGTGAAACAGCGATATTCCAACACACCTTTTCACCATTTCACCTTTTCACCATTCCACCGTTCCACCGTATCACTAATTTTCATTATCTTTAAATTCAAATATAACGATCCCTGAGATGAAAACAATCAAATATATTATTTACAAAGAAGGCAAATATTATGTTTCACAGTGCCTGAATGTTGAAATATCAAGTTTTGGGAGTACAATTGATGAAGCAGCATCAAATCTGAAAGAAGCGCTTGATTTATACTTTGAAGATGAGCCGGCACGCAGGAATTATCGAAAAATTGAAGATACGCTGATCGGAGAATTAAATATCCGGTTCTGATGACGAAATTACCTTCCTCCATCATCCCGGCACCCAGAAAAGAAATACCTGTCGGAACCCTAAAATCGATCAGCAGACAATCCGGCATTCCATTCCAGGAGTTTATCGATTAAATCTATCACCCAGTCACCAGTCACCGTTTCACCGTTTCAAACTTTGCATTTTTTGAGTATCTTTGTCAAAATGTCATAACTCAATGGAAACTATTCTAATCACATCAAAAAATAAATCCGATATTGATCTGTTACGAAAACTGGTTGAGAAAATGGGGCTTTCATTTATTTCTCTCAATGATGAGGAAAGAGAAGACATTGCTATGTTGCGGGCTTTACTTGAAGCGGACCGGACTCAGAAAGTTTCAAAATCTACTATCTTGAAGAAAATTGAAGAAAAATGCAAATAGAATTCCTTCGTGCATTTTATAAGGATTTGGATAAGTTAGAAAACAAGAAAGTTGCCCAAAAATTAGGTGTTATTATTTCAATGGTTGAAAGTTCCGATTCCCTTGACAATATTCCGAACATTAAAAAACTAAAAGGGCATCCGACAGCGTATCGGATCAGGATACAAAACTATCGGGTCGGAATATTTCAGGAAGGGGATACAGTTGAGTTTGCCAGGATTCTGCCCAGAAAAGACATTTATAAGTATTTTCCAAAATAATTGGTGAAAATTTGTTCCCTTTTGGCAAAAAGCGCATGAACTGCTAAAATCTGTTTCACAATATCACCATTTCACCTCTGGAAAGTGGAACGGTGGAATAGTGGAAAGGTGATACAGTGAAACGGTGAAAAGGTGAGATGGAAAAATTGAAAAGTTACAGGGAGTTGGAGGTTTGGAAGGTTTCGATGGAATTTGTTACGGAGATTTATCAGATCACATCAAAGTTCCCTTCTTCGGAACTTTACGGGCTTTCAGCACAGATCAGGAGATGTGCCGTTTCGATTCCGTCAAACATCGCGGAAGGGGCAGGAAGAAAAAATACCAGGGAGTTTATTCAATTCCTCTATGTGTCAAACGGCTCTTTATCAGAATTGGAAACCCAACTTGAAATTGCCTTCAGATTGAGATACATTACTGATCCTGAACCCTGTAACAACCGGATCATGCACGTCAGAAAAATGCTGGTCAACCTGATACGAGCGCTAAACCAAAAACTCAACAGCACAGGATAGTGGAACAGTGGAACAGTGAAATAGTGGAACAGCGATTTCACCTTTTCACCATTTCACCTTTTCACCGTTTCCGTTTCACCGTTCCACCGTTTCACGGGTAGAACGATAATTGATACTAACTACAAATGACCGAATCTCAAAACATTGAGTATAAGACCACTTGGCGCGATGAATACCTTAAGTGGATTTGCGGCTTTGCCAATGCTAATGGAGGCAAATTGCTGATTGGATTTGACGATAAGGGGCGAGTGGTGGGTGTTGGCGATCATGGCGTGTTTTACTATCGCAGCGGTAGCACCAAACAGGAACTCAAGGGGGCGGCTCTTCATGATTTTTTACTCAGGAAGATGGGTAGGACCTGGGATGGAATTAGTCCGGAAAGCGCAACAATTACAGAGATAGATACTTTTACCGTTCATCTTTTTGTGCGTAAAGCACTTGCTGGTAACAGGATTTCGCCAGATGTGAATCCTGGCGATATTGAAGGTACTCTACAGAACCTAAACCTACTTAACGAAAACAAACTGCCAAAGAATGCAGCGCTACTTGTATTTGGCAAGAATCCTTTAAAACACTTTACGACAGCGTACTTCAAAATTGGAAGGTTCGGAGAAGCCGATCATGATCTGCTTTTTCAGGATGTGGTGGAGGGGAACATACTCACCATGGCCGATAGGGTGATTGAAATTCTGAGGTCTAAATACCTGGTGTCTCCTATTCGTTATCAAGGGCTACAGCGCATTGAAGAGTTAGAGTATCCCGAAGAGGCTTTGCGCGAAGCGATACTCAACGCCATTGTGCATAAGGATTATACAGGTGCACCCATCCAAATGAGTGTGTACAACGACAAGTTAATACTCTGGAATCCAGGTAGGTTACCTGAGGATATCACCGTTGAAATTTTAAAGCAGAAACATCCATCTCGCCCTGCTAATAGAAATATTGCCGAGTTGTTTTTCAAAGCCGGATACATTGAGGTTTGGGGTCGGGGAATTGCGAAAATACTAAACGCCTGTAAACAAGCTAGATTACCAGAACCTATCATGGAGGTGTATGCTGGAGGAATTCAGATAACCTTTCTTAAAAACAGGAATGTCACCAATGATGTCGTAGATAATGTCGTAGATAATGTCGTAGATAATGTCGTAGATAACAGGTTAGACAAAATTCTTAACCTTATAGCTGAAAATGATCAAATTTCAGCAGCGCAAATCGCCAAACTATTGAATATCACAAGCAGAACGGTGCAAAGAGAAATTGAAAAACTCAAGAAACTAAACAAATTAAAACGAGCTGGATCAGAGAAAACCGGTCATTGGGAAATAATGAAATGAAATATAGAAACGCTTAAACTCTGGAATGGTGGAACGGTGAAAAGGTGAAAAGGTGATAGGGTATGGAAAAGTTAGCAAACCAGATCAGACGATGTGCTGTGTCTATTCCCTCAAACCTTGCTGAAGGTTCTGGCAGGAAAAACACCAGGGAGTTTATACAATTCCTTTAC
Protein-coding sequences here:
- a CDS encoding putative DNA binding domain-containing protein, encoding MTESQNIEYKTTWRDEYLKWICGFANANGGKLLIGFDDKGRVVGVGDHGVFYYRSGSTKQELKGAALHDFLLRKMGRTWDGISPESATITEIDTFTVHLFVRKALAGNRISPDVNPGDIEGTLQNLNLLNENKLPKNAALLVFGKNPLKHFTTAYFKIGRFGEADHDLLFQDVVEGNILTMADRVIEILRSKYLVSPIRYQGLQRIEELEYPEEALREAILNAIVHKDYTGAPIQMSVYNDKLILWNPGRLPEDITVEILKQKHPSRPANRNIAELFFKAGYIEVWGRGIAKILNACKQARLPEPIMEVYAGGIQITFLKNRNVTNDVVDNVVDNVVDNVVDNRLDKILNLIAENDQISAAQIAKLLNITSRTVQREIEKLKKLNKLKRAGSEKTGHWEIMK
- a CDS encoding type II toxin-antitoxin system HicA family toxin — translated: MTKLPSSIIPAPRKEIPVGTLKSISRQSGIPFQEFID
- a CDS encoding four helix bundle protein codes for the protein MEKLKSYRELEVWKVSMEFVTEIYQITSKFPSSELYGLSAQIRRCAVSIPSNIAEGAGRKNTREFIQFLYVSNGSLSELETQLEIAFRLRYITDPEPCNNRIMHVRKMLVNLIRALNQKLNSTG
- a CDS encoding type II toxin-antitoxin system HicB family antitoxin, translated to MKTIKYIIYKEGKYYVSQCLNVEISSFGSTIDEAASNLKEALDLYFEDEPARRNYRKIEDTLIGELNIRF
- a CDS encoding UpxY family transcription antiterminator, with protein sequence MNWYAVYTLPRAEKKAHTELIRQGIDAYLPLLRTLKQWSDRKKWVEEPLFRSYIFVNIPQSRYFDVLNTTGVARYITFEGKAVPIPPQQIEAVRFFLSSDDPLPENMEQYLPGQSVEVIKGPLKGLFGELFQLAGKQKVKVEISTVGQSIFVTIPITHLRILFK